A genomic stretch from Sulfobacillus thermosulfidooxidans includes:
- a CDS encoding GGDEF domain-containing protein, protein MTAKLSQMNDQTPPIRLLRRYEHDPRIFADDARWLYLALTFIITIIYWNRPVFMPFRLDALWSLGVWLLYLPIRTVIRSTCRTPKWLVYVDALIMIINMYWWKWLPVSVPLLSVIITWEAVWSLPFIQALIVSGALGLGYIITTFVTPVIPEEIPSSLFIAPFYPLVTILSYFLRRQMGLYESLAGTDYLTGLFNRRQLLQTYRQHTNSRWWVVLLDLDNFKQINDRFGHLMGDMVLRDLGRLIRQLFRAGEITARYGGEEFLILLPAELDRSVISERLLRLNERLKDLSLRYPTPITVSGGIALSREDHEPLADIIARADQALYQAKSQGKDQTVWAQDIMASPPA, encoded by the coding sequence ATGACCGCGAAGTTATCACAAATGAATGATCAGACACCCCCGATTCGTCTCTTAAGACGTTATGAACATGATCCACGCATTTTCGCAGATGATGCACGGTGGTTGTATTTGGCCCTCACGTTCATCATCACAATCATCTATTGGAATCGCCCGGTGTTTATGCCTTTTCGTCTGGATGCCCTGTGGTCTTTAGGCGTCTGGCTATTGTATCTGCCGATTCGGACCGTCATTCGCTCAACATGCCGAACCCCCAAATGGCTGGTATATGTCGATGCCCTGATCATGATTATCAATATGTACTGGTGGAAATGGCTTCCCGTATCAGTGCCCTTATTATCGGTTATCATCACCTGGGAAGCTGTGTGGTCTCTGCCTTTTATTCAAGCCTTGATCGTTAGCGGAGCGTTAGGTTTGGGTTATATCATCACAACGTTCGTGACACCGGTTATTCCCGAGGAAATTCCCTCAAGTCTCTTTATCGCCCCGTTTTATCCATTAGTGACCATTTTGTCATATTTCTTGCGCCGTCAAATGGGACTATATGAAAGTCTAGCCGGCACTGATTATCTCACCGGGCTGTTTAACCGCCGCCAGCTCCTGCAAACCTACCGCCAGCACACAAACTCCCGGTGGTGGGTGGTTCTGCTCGACCTAGACAATTTTAAGCAAATTAATGACCGCTTTGGGCATTTGATGGGGGATATGGTTTTGCGGGATTTAGGGCGTCTAATCCGGCAGTTATTTCGAGCCGGGGAAATAACGGCACGCTATGGGGGTGAGGAATTTCTGATTTTGCTGCCAGCAGAATTAGATCGCAGCGTGATTTCCGAACGACTCTTGCGCCTCAATGAACGACTCAAAGATTTATCTCTACGGTATCCCACGCCCATTACCGTAAGTGGCGGCATTGCCCTCTCTCGCGAAGATCACGAACCTCTTGCGGACATTATTGCCCGGGCCGATCAGGCGTTATATCAGGCCAAATCCCAAGGCAAAGATCAAACCGTCTGGGCCCAAGATATTATGGCGTCACCGCCTGCTTAA
- a CDS encoding response regulator, whose amino-acid sequence MATILIIDDESGIRYIAKTILSQNPGADPLTILEASSGSQGLELLTQYHPELVLLDYRLPDMDGSEWLHQAQELRPTAVILVSASSELEHIAHKHSLVVGTLAKPFKLDKLRITVLDALSRGLPGGVSP is encoded by the coding sequence ATGGCGACTATTCTTATTATCGATGATGAATCAGGGATACGCTACATTGCCAAAACTATCCTCAGTCAAAATCCTGGTGCGGATCCTTTAACCATCCTCGAAGCATCCAGTGGATCACAAGGTTTAGAACTTTTGACGCAATATCACCCCGAACTCGTCTTATTAGACTACCGGTTGCCCGACATGGACGGGAGCGAATGGTTGCACCAAGCTCAAGAGCTGAGACCTACTGCTGTCATTTTAGTCTCGGCCTCCTCCGAACTTGAACATATCGCGCATAAGCATTCGTTAGTGGTGGGGACTTTGGCCAAACCGTTTAAATTAGATAAATTACGGATTACGGTGCTAGACGCCTTATCGCGGGGGCTTCCCGGGGGAGTCTCACCGTAA
- a CDS encoding sensor histidine kinase has translation MSSQQQVVESFWGLCRQFCIPINFVRWGEWTHGEHQGPGYVYREETNVGPISFGFSEPVKISWVHLMAAFLAHMVHDHQDDLIVAAAVHEIRNPLTVLSGYQELLSQKYADPMWEKMDELMMRIAERLDDMLSGYSRTPRLETFDLTALCHDVGEEYKVFLSRREISLTIHGEPCEIHGDQKQIRQVIRNLLHNAADAILCGGDIAIRVDSRDDHAILRVSDNGAGIHETIRPFLFRPYYTSKIDGHGLGLVICQRIVEQHHGTINIVDLSPGTAFVVSLPKTQKNNR, from the coding sequence GTGAGTTCACAACAGCAGGTGGTCGAATCATTTTGGGGACTTTGTCGGCAGTTCTGTATTCCAATTAATTTTGTTAGATGGGGAGAATGGACGCACGGTGAACATCAAGGACCAGGGTATGTCTACCGCGAAGAGACCAATGTAGGCCCTATCAGTTTTGGTTTTAGTGAACCAGTAAAAATCTCGTGGGTCCATTTGATGGCGGCGTTTTTGGCGCACATGGTGCATGACCACCAAGATGACCTGATTGTCGCAGCTGCCGTTCATGAAATTCGTAATCCGCTTACGGTTTTGTCCGGATATCAAGAGCTGTTATCTCAAAAATATGCCGATCCGATGTGGGAAAAAATGGACGAACTGATGATGCGTATCGCCGAGCGTTTAGATGATATGTTAAGCGGCTATTCCCGAACCCCGCGCCTAGAAACATTTGATTTAACAGCATTGTGTCATGATGTAGGGGAAGAGTACAAAGTCTTTCTTAGCCGGCGAGAAATTTCTCTTACGATTCATGGGGAACCTTGTGAAATTCATGGTGATCAAAAACAAATTCGCCAGGTCATCCGTAACCTGCTTCATAATGCTGCCGATGCCATTCTCTGTGGAGGAGACATTGCTATCAGGGTGGATAGCAGGGACGATCACGCAATTTTACGTGTCAGTGATAATGGCGCCGGAATTCATGAGACAATTCGTCCTTTTTTATTTCGACCGTATTATACATCAAAAATCGACGGTCATGGACTCGGATTAGTCATTTGCCAGCGGATTGTTGAGCAACATCATGGTACTATTAATATTGTCGATCTATCGCCGGGGACGGCGTTTGTGGTGTCATTACCCAAAACTCAGAAGAATAACAGGTAA
- a CDS encoding capping complex subunit for YIEGIA: MADAPQPVMFAVVTVNRKAIGGGMAPIFFADDVAERDRIAMWLSRITNCIVHDLHDGSLALTVNASPPASSSSTQD, from the coding sequence TTGGCTGATGCCCCACAACCTGTGATGTTTGCCGTCGTCACCGTCAACCGTAAAGCTATTGGCGGAGGAATGGCGCCTATTTTCTTTGCTGATGATGTAGCAGAACGTGACCGTATTGCCATGTGGCTATCCCGTATAACCAATTGTATTGTCCATGATTTGCATGACGGTTCCTTAGCCCTGACGGTGAATGCTTCTCCTCCGGCTTCGTCCTCTTCCACCCAGGACTAA
- a CDS encoding anti-sigma factor domain-containing protein: MAHLNDEELLASWRRYGDGLDHINSCPVCQARRRALLTVVTSVLPEPTQEPSLTATQILSRLASREQTLKVISRRRIAGVAVALMLSSLALLSPSLQHPVLPAPVQMASTSLPFASSRIMVQWSPGHKMGKIFASQLKVIPNSVLEVWLIKNRKHIPVAIIPLSSHEETVMFAVPEKARNAGAIGITLEHSPNMPKPTGPRVFYHKFH; encoded by the coding sequence ATGGCACATTTAAATGACGAAGAATTGCTAGCATCCTGGCGCCGGTATGGAGATGGATTAGATCATATCAACTCCTGTCCTGTTTGTCAGGCGCGGCGCCGTGCCCTTTTGACCGTTGTGACATCGGTGTTGCCAGAACCCACCCAAGAACCCTCCCTCACCGCCACTCAAATTTTATCGCGCCTGGCGTCACGCGAACAAACCCTCAAGGTGATTTCGCGCCGGCGAATTGCTGGAGTGGCCGTAGCCTTGATGTTGTCATCGTTGGCCTTACTCTCCCCTTCTTTACAACATCCCGTTTTGCCCGCTCCGGTGCAGATGGCATCCACCTCTCTTCCATTTGCCTCGAGCCGGATTATGGTGCAGTGGAGTCCTGGGCATAAAATGGGTAAGATTTTTGCATCCCAACTCAAAGTGATTCCCAATTCGGTATTAGAAGTCTGGTTAATCAAAAACCGCAAGCACATACCAGTAGCCATTATTCCGTTATCGAGCCATGAGGAAACGGTGATGTTTGCTGTACCCGAAAAAGCCCGAAATGCCGGGGCCATTGGCATCACCTTAGAACATTCGCCCAATATGCCCAAACCCACAGGGCCCAGGGTTTTCTATCATAAGTTTCATTAA
- a CDS encoding metallophosphoesterase family protein codes for MANPEQPSWASQISPDKHLQDSLTSRRQFLRQFVGASFWVAGGMWMRDKVFATSTGPSKPLRFVQLSDTHIGYQGDANRDILGSLAIALGAIALLDPKPDFIVVTGDLTQGTSQESERLKRFQTFRRHLLSLHIPIYTVAGEHDALMDQGKTYEKVMGPLYYDFRLNGVQFFALDNVSRGFFVGEKQRRWLKQRLEQANPLAPTVIFCHAPLYDVFSPWNWYTYDAREVLHLFAHFHDLSVFFGHVHQLLRHQAPSITQYGAMPTSWPLPEPGFLTTLERWPQSTSDPYMGLGFRIVDMKNSGMVEIQNVWLQDAVNLRRRSSP; via the coding sequence ATGGCCAATCCAGAACAGCCATCGTGGGCTTCACAAATTTCTCCAGATAAGCATCTCCAAGATTCGTTGACCTCACGCCGGCAGTTCCTGCGCCAGTTTGTTGGGGCGTCTTTTTGGGTTGCGGGAGGCATGTGGATGCGTGACAAAGTGTTTGCGACTTCGACAGGTCCTTCAAAACCTCTTCGATTTGTGCAGTTATCCGATACCCATATTGGCTATCAAGGAGATGCTAACCGCGATATCTTGGGATCTTTGGCGATTGCCTTAGGTGCCATTGCCCTGTTGGATCCGAAGCCAGATTTTATTGTGGTGACAGGGGATCTCACGCAGGGCACAAGTCAAGAAAGCGAACGGTTGAAAAGATTTCAGACATTCCGCAGGCATCTGTTATCGTTACATATCCCAATCTATACGGTAGCGGGTGAACATGATGCCTTAATGGATCAGGGGAAAACTTATGAAAAAGTGATGGGGCCGTTGTATTATGATTTTCGCCTAAACGGTGTGCAATTTTTTGCCTTAGACAATGTTTCCCGGGGATTCTTCGTGGGAGAAAAGCAGCGCCGTTGGCTTAAACAGCGTCTGGAACAGGCCAATCCCCTGGCACCGACGGTGATTTTTTGTCATGCACCCCTGTATGATGTGTTTAGTCCCTGGAACTGGTACACCTATGATGCCCGGGAAGTCCTGCATTTGTTTGCTCATTTTCACGACTTATCGGTTTTCTTTGGTCATGTTCATCAACTGCTTAGGCATCAAGCGCCCTCCATCACCCAATATGGGGCCATGCCCACATCCTGGCCCTTGCCGGAACCAGGATTTTTGACGACTTTGGAGCGCTGGCCCCAAAGTACCTCAGATCCCTATATGGGACTCGGGTTTCGGATTGTCGACATGAAAAACTCAGGCATGGTGGAAATCCAAAATGTCTGGCTGCAAGATGCTGTCAATTTGAGGAGGCGTTCGTCACCGTGA
- a CDS encoding RNA polymerase sigma factor yields the protein MGYSDDVDHCSDEELILRIQRQDDKAFEQLYNRYASRVLGLIRRVIFDANESEDVLQIVFLSIWQKCHQYERERGSVQAFIFQIAKTRMIDYLRSHRHHDDVLVDMEEEDRQPDPIELDQVSHVVVDDLLKALSADERRALELTVYGGFTQQEIAKLLHKPAGTVKSWIRRGLIKLKRIVTETANEGGEGEKWHI from the coding sequence ATGGGCTATTCGGATGACGTCGATCATTGCTCCGATGAAGAACTGATACTGCGCATTCAACGGCAGGACGATAAGGCATTTGAGCAACTTTATAACCGGTATGCCTCACGCGTTCTGGGATTGATTCGGCGCGTAATTTTTGATGCTAATGAATCCGAAGATGTGTTACAGATCGTATTTTTAAGTATATGGCAGAAGTGTCATCAATACGAGCGAGAGCGGGGAAGTGTTCAAGCTTTTATCTTCCAAATTGCTAAAACGCGAATGATTGATTATCTGCGTAGCCACCGACATCATGATGACGTGTTAGTGGATATGGAAGAAGAGGATCGCCAGCCCGATCCCATCGAACTGGATCAAGTGAGTCATGTCGTGGTGGATGATTTGTTAAAGGCTTTAAGCGCGGATGAAAGACGGGCTTTAGAACTGACAGTTTATGGGGGATTTACTCAGCAGGAAATCGCCAAGTTATTGCATAAGCCAGCAGGCACGGTAAAAAGCTGGATTCGACGAGGACTCATCAAACTCAAGCGAATCGTTACCGAGACCGCTAATGAAGGAGGGGAGGGAGAAAAATGGCACATTTAA
- a CDS encoding HNH endonuclease: MEEPVLDKVPVVDLRGQMLSPCSWAKAEQNLRDGLARFIDGVLHLNYRPLAYRKIYRLVRQRDGFTCAWCHGPGSTLEHVLPISWGGRTTLDNCVIACRSCNHSRNNALPSQFIAWTGFKPTHPVILKILRNESEALLKAKVSLSSRPIQSCASKEEAQIWVSFRQGVFDTARPKPPQEPLSRFHPDPRPFLQFFVP, encoded by the coding sequence ATGGAGGAGCCGGTCCTAGATAAAGTTCCGGTCGTCGATTTGCGGGGACAGATGTTATCACCGTGCAGTTGGGCAAAAGCGGAGCAAAATCTTCGTGATGGTTTAGCGCGCTTCATCGACGGTGTTCTCCATCTTAATTACCGTCCTCTCGCTTACCGGAAAATTTACCGGTTAGTTCGCCAACGTGATGGATTTACGTGTGCATGGTGTCACGGTCCCGGATCCACTTTGGAACATGTTCTCCCTATTTCCTGGGGTGGTCGAACCACCTTGGATAATTGTGTGATTGCATGCCGGTCTTGCAATCATTCCCGTAACAATGCTCTACCTTCACAATTCATTGCCTGGACAGGTTTTAAACCTACTCATCCAGTGATATTGAAAATTTTGCGCAATGAATCTGAGGCCCTGTTAAAAGCCAAAGTGTCTTTAAGTTCCCGCCCTATCCAATCTTGTGCGAGTAAAGAGGAAGCGCAGATCTGGGTATCGTTTCGGCAAGGTGTCTTTGACACCGCAAGACCCAAGCCCCCTCAAGAACCCTTGAGCCGGTTTCATCCTGATCCCCGGCCCTTTTTACAATTCTTCGTGCCCTAA
- a CDS encoding nitrilase-related carbon-nitrogen hydrolase: protein MSIPRIAICQIAYMRELDKALTRAVECIRQAASRGAEIVVFPEWFLGLNPVEVIPNRFTNNLSLMARELGLMIITGSLRVLDNESVKKQQKGLVIEQDGTIVGTQAKIIFHPTERPWFEPGSGISVIHTRFGRLVILLGLDALDGDLWDNARSYQPDMVVMATSPRNVAERNQLQELAIRHSLDIQGTVMVSPLLGRFAGQNYIGGAVISHKGRLLSMAGEEPTLLLTEDPQAPLIQLGVTDVSYYIPLTSAPPGLACHPKRAIEPEAEKKLLLDWGALMTHEPSHIGQQLLHVAQDNPRWLALAPGIPGQSGELESLLEQGAAGTYLYPALHHHLPYDPEVLALTPVISRFKRPVVIHTGPGPMPLRWESPIFWDEFLQKIPDVPVIMVHAGTMSPFWDEVVMLASRYPQLYLETSLLSVELLQRTISLLGPSRLIFGSGGAESHFLEEWQKLESLKPLVSAIEWAELSGQRAKKLFFDAANAVSQNKLTVIRRQG from the coding sequence ATGTCTATTCCACGCATCGCCATCTGCCAAATCGCTTATATGCGGGAGTTGGACAAGGCTCTGACACGGGCTGTGGAATGCATTCGCCAGGCGGCGAGCCGGGGAGCAGAGATTGTTGTGTTTCCAGAATGGTTTCTTGGATTAAATCCTGTAGAAGTCATTCCTAATCGATTTACCAATAATTTAAGTCTTATGGCTCGTGAACTTGGGCTCATGATCATCACTGGCAGTTTGAGGGTTCTAGATAACGAATCCGTGAAAAAACAACAAAAAGGGCTCGTTATCGAACAAGATGGAACGATTGTGGGCACGCAAGCCAAAATAATCTTTCACCCCACAGAACGGCCTTGGTTTGAGCCAGGATCGGGTATTTCCGTCATTCATACCCGTTTTGGGCGTCTCGTGATTTTACTCGGTTTAGACGCCTTAGACGGCGACTTATGGGATAACGCTCGCAGTTATCAACCCGATATGGTGGTGATGGCGACAAGTCCCCGCAATGTTGCAGAGCGCAACCAGCTACAAGAATTAGCCATCCGTCATAGTTTGGATATTCAAGGCACGGTCATGGTATCCCCATTACTCGGGCGTTTTGCGGGGCAAAATTATATTGGTGGCGCGGTGATTTCGCATAAAGGGCGCCTTCTCAGCATGGCGGGCGAAGAACCCACCTTATTATTAACCGAGGACCCCCAAGCTCCCTTAATCCAGCTAGGCGTAACCGATGTTTCGTATTATATTCCCCTCACTTCCGCCCCCCCGGGCCTTGCCTGCCACCCCAAACGCGCCATTGAGCCGGAGGCCGAGAAAAAACTTTTGCTGGACTGGGGCGCTCTAATGACCCATGAACCTTCGCATATTGGCCAGCAATTATTGCATGTGGCCCAAGACAATCCCCGTTGGCTGGCTTTAGCTCCGGGCATCCCGGGTCAGAGTGGGGAACTAGAGTCTCTTCTCGAACAGGGAGCTGCCGGAACCTACCTTTATCCAGCACTTCATCATCATCTCCCCTATGATCCGGAAGTATTGGCTCTTACCCCCGTGATTTCCCGATTTAAACGGCCTGTTGTTATCCATACCGGACCTGGTCCCATGCCGCTTAGATGGGAATCGCCCATTTTTTGGGATGAGTTCCTACAAAAAATTCCCGATGTCCCCGTCATCATGGTACACGCAGGAACAATGTCACCCTTTTGGGACGAAGTCGTTATGTTAGCCAGCCGCTATCCCCAATTATATTTAGAAACTTCTTTGCTTTCTGTAGAGTTGTTACAACGCACTATTAGCCTTTTAGGTCCCAGTCGTCTCATTTTTGGCAGCGGCGGAGCGGAAAGTCATTTTTTGGAAGAATGGCAAAAACTTGAGTCGCTCAAACCTTTAGTCTCGGCGATAGAATGGGCAGAGCTCTCGGGTCAGCGCGCTAAAAAATTGTTTTTCGATGCCGCCAATGCCGTGAGTCAAAACAAATTAACCGTGATCAGACGGCAAGGATAA
- a CDS encoding c-type cytochrome has product MRKLLFSVVVLAGTWAFMGPVAGASVLNPFRHFFEHHEPVKPQVPKAIKPSWALGQKLYVRACESCHGPKGNGEGFWGLPTGDKAPALDHLSPSENTPEFLTRMIAQGKGMMPEWSLVLNRVQIESLVQYLRSLNTQDIH; this is encoded by the coding sequence GTGAGAAAGCTGTTGTTTTCGGTCGTGGTCCTAGCCGGAACATGGGCATTTATGGGCCCCGTTGCGGGGGCTTCCGTGCTGAATCCGTTTCGGCATTTTTTTGAGCATCATGAACCGGTGAAACCTCAAGTCCCCAAAGCGATTAAGCCGTCGTGGGCATTAGGCCAAAAACTCTATGTCAGAGCCTGTGAATCATGTCATGGTCCTAAAGGAAATGGGGAAGGATTTTGGGGACTGCCCACCGGGGATAAAGCGCCGGCGCTCGATCACCTCAGCCCCAGCGAAAACACACCAGAATTTTTAACCCGAATGATTGCCCAAGGAAAAGGCATGATGCCTGAGTGGTCTTTGGTGCTCAACCGGGTGCAGATCGAAAGCCTGGTCCAATATCTCCGGTCCCTCAACACCCAGGACATCCATTAG
- a CDS encoding sulfocyanin-like copper-binding protein, producing MPYSLLNYINPVTIHTFYVSLFQATGVILLLVLLGVGIRHMVRKNPNNLGSETENAAVKDSPQYPRGYNILWWGLGILWLIDGLLQAQPPMATSMFVDMDVATNVTGQPHWLLVLLGAGIQAWTDHQIASAVFAVLIQMFIGVGILLGYRRPLGRIALYVSLLWSIPVWIYGEGLGNLFASGASWLTGTPGAVIFYITGAIWLLLPPKYWTSGKIAEWTRYLMAGIWLLLAFFQALPGSGYWSSQGLYNVFRYNTLMPQPAILLDPITWAMHQSSLHPVLFNSIIVAVMAYLGVMMLIKRTGKLFWTVTVLWIFASWWLGQDFGIVGGVGTDPQAAPLALLMMVGGWWYARKVESNRPQTVKPLVARSMVKKLGWVSTSVITAVFLLFGFAIPQVVVAQGDKPAPTPHYRQAASPTTFNPHQWMQFNTQAKTVHLLLEASVNRFGSLAFDGYANGFMTITIPKGWTVDATFINEQVLLKNSAMIVPFAQLQQGGPFTPAFQGATSPNPITGANHGVVQHFHFVASQDGKYAVVSAVPDGQSDSGMWAYFLVENVSKPKITVK from the coding sequence ATGCCTTATTCACTATTAAATTACATTAATCCCGTGACGATTCACACATTCTATGTAAGTTTATTTCAAGCTACGGGCGTTATTTTGTTGCTGGTACTTTTGGGCGTAGGCATAAGGCATATGGTGCGTAAAAACCCTAACAACCTGGGATCAGAGACAGAGAATGCAGCGGTGAAAGACTCTCCACAATATCCGAGGGGTTACAATATTTTATGGTGGGGATTAGGGATTTTATGGTTGATTGATGGACTGTTACAAGCCCAGCCGCCGATGGCAACCAGTATGTTTGTGGATATGGACGTAGCCACAAATGTTACGGGACAACCTCATTGGCTGTTAGTTCTCTTAGGGGCAGGAATTCAGGCATGGACAGACCATCAAATTGCCTCAGCAGTCTTTGCCGTGTTAATCCAGATGTTCATTGGAGTGGGCATTTTATTGGGATATCGCCGCCCACTTGGACGGATTGCGCTCTATGTCTCCCTGTTATGGAGTATTCCTGTATGGATTTATGGGGAAGGACTGGGCAACTTATTTGCCTCAGGCGCCTCGTGGTTAACGGGAACGCCTGGTGCCGTCATCTTTTATATTACCGGTGCGATTTGGTTATTGCTGCCTCCTAAATATTGGACATCAGGAAAAATAGCGGAGTGGACCCGCTATCTGATGGCAGGCATCTGGCTGTTATTAGCGTTCTTTCAGGCGCTTCCTGGTTCAGGATATTGGTCTTCGCAAGGACTTTATAACGTATTCCGTTATAATACGCTGATGCCTCAGCCCGCAATATTGCTCGATCCCATTACCTGGGCGATGCACCAGTCTTCTCTTCACCCGGTCTTGTTTAATAGCATAATTGTTGCCGTTATGGCCTATTTAGGCGTGATGATGCTGATTAAACGCACTGGCAAACTATTTTGGACCGTAACGGTTTTATGGATCTTTGCGAGCTGGTGGTTAGGCCAAGATTTTGGTATTGTTGGCGGCGTCGGAACCGATCCTCAAGCGGCTCCTTTAGCTCTGCTGATGATGGTGGGCGGTTGGTGGTATGCCAGAAAGGTCGAGAGCAACCGGCCCCAAACCGTTAAACCGTTAGTAGCGCGTTCTATGGTCAAGAAATTGGGTTGGGTATCCACCAGCGTTATCACGGCCGTGTTTCTCCTCTTTGGTTTTGCTATTCCGCAAGTGGTAGTGGCGCAAGGAGACAAACCGGCTCCAACCCCTCATTATCGCCAAGCTGCCAGTCCAACAACTTTTAACCCGCATCAGTGGATGCAATTTAATACCCAGGCCAAAACTGTCCATTTATTATTAGAAGCCTCCGTTAACCGTTTCGGATCTTTGGCATTTGATGGTTATGCTAATGGTTTTATGACGATTACCATCCCCAAAGGATGGACGGTTGATGCCACCTTTATTAATGAACAAGTTCTCTTAAAGAACAGTGCGATGATTGTTCCCTTTGCCCAGCTCCAACAAGGAGGACCATTTACCCCGGCATTCCAAGGAGCAACAAGCCCCAATCCGATCACAGGGGCCAATCATGGGGTGGTTCAACATTTTCATTTTGTGGCCAGTCAAGACGGCAAATATGCCGTTGTCAGCGCTGTTCCTGACGGTCAATCAGATTCTGGCATGTGGGCATATTTCCTGGTAGAAAATGTGTCAAAACCGAAAATTACTGTGAAGTAG
- a CDS encoding sensor histidine kinase, whose translation MKCSPSKASLGDDAFDFIARLQQFLVTQVDHVHLKDQTAQWILNEVFHIYPVAGLSLWLNNDETKSWTLAASVGLDAAVHKQLFQAPEAYEHLNQVRTTGNPVILDHLAEHSYAPFRQWCKETGIERTASFPLFGVPTCLLGVLTVMWIDPPPMDQVILERWENVARTLALAWQWTELWQSNSLRQVVARTVTSMTQSAYAYVYEDRLEFCNQQFLELFHLDPPLRDRSVKQLVQYMQKIFLDEDKVEQVMQQLHDSPQDNFEAILELKGVPTRYLRWMSRSVHLRGVYQGRICVFNDVTSQILSEQYHESFLSLVAHEFRTPVTIIQGLAELMESTPLPENLESWNKHIHLIWREALRLSRLIREIWGASEARKRGWDHFSESLDFVKVVESEMATAKKLWPDCHWDYVGPVSVPVRMNYEILMTILQALIGNAGRFSPPFSQVTVEVENNDQSVTLRVMDRGPGVDEAIAEELFIRVPDPAHRSGSGGMGLGLYVSATFVKMMGGDIHYQPRCGGGSIFTVRLPREAPAIRRLAP comes from the coding sequence ATGAAATGCTCCCCTTCGAAGGCATCGTTGGGCGACGACGCCTTCGATTTTATTGCCCGTCTGCAACAGTTTCTCGTAACACAGGTTGATCATGTGCATCTTAAAGATCAAACCGCCCAGTGGATATTAAACGAAGTGTTTCATATCTATCCCGTTGCCGGGTTATCGTTATGGCTCAACAATGATGAGACCAAGTCGTGGACTTTGGCTGCCTCCGTAGGCTTAGATGCTGCCGTCCATAAACAACTGTTTCAAGCTCCGGAGGCTTATGAGCATTTAAATCAAGTCCGGACGACAGGGAACCCCGTCATCTTAGATCATTTAGCCGAGCATTCCTATGCGCCATTTCGTCAGTGGTGTAAAGAAACGGGAATTGAGAGGACGGCCAGTTTTCCCTTATTTGGCGTTCCCACCTGTTTATTGGGCGTATTGACTGTCATGTGGATTGATCCGCCGCCCATGGATCAAGTGATTCTCGAACGGTGGGAAAATGTGGCTCGGACCTTGGCTTTGGCCTGGCAGTGGACGGAATTATGGCAAAGCAATTCGCTGCGGCAAGTGGTGGCGCGAACGGTCACGTCGATGACCCAGTCTGCGTATGCGTATGTTTATGAAGACCGTCTTGAATTTTGTAACCAGCAATTTTTAGAACTCTTTCACCTCGATCCACCTCTTAGGGACCGCTCGGTTAAACAATTAGTTCAGTACATGCAGAAAATCTTTCTCGATGAAGACAAAGTTGAGCAAGTTATGCAGCAGCTTCACGATTCCCCACAAGATAATTTCGAGGCGATCCTTGAATTAAAAGGGGTACCGACACGGTATTTGCGGTGGATGTCACGATCGGTTCATTTAAGGGGGGTGTATCAAGGCCGCATTTGCGTTTTTAATGACGTGACCTCGCAGATTTTGTCCGAGCAATATCACGAATCTTTTTTATCGCTTGTGGCCCATGAATTTCGCACTCCCGTGACGATTATTCAGGGATTGGCGGAATTAATGGAGTCGACGCCCCTGCCCGAAAATTTGGAGTCATGGAACAAACATATCCATTTGATTTGGCGTGAGGCGCTGCGCTTATCCCGTCTCATTCGGGAAATCTGGGGAGCGAGTGAAGCCAGGAAAAGAGGCTGGGACCATTTTTCGGAATCGCTTGATTTTGTCAAAGTGGTGGAATCGGAAATGGCAACGGCCAAAAAATTATGGCCCGACTGTCACTGGGACTATGTTGGTCCGGTGAGTGTACCGGTGCGGATGAACTATGAAATCCTCATGACCATTTTACAAGCCCTTATCGGCAATGCAGGAAGGTTTTCGCCGCCATTTTCTCAGGTCACAGTGGAAGTCGAGAACAATGATCAGTCAGTGACATTACGGGTTATGGATAGGGGGCCAGGGGTTGATGAGGCCATCGCCGAAGAATTATTTATCCGGGTGCCTGATCCCGCCCACCGTTCAGGTTCTGGAGGCATGGGATTAGGACTTTATGTGAGTGCGACGTTTGTGAAAATGATGGGAGGGGACATTCACTATCAGCCCCGGTGTGGGGGTGGTTCGATTTTTACGGTGAGACTCCCCCGGGAAGCCCCCGCGATAAGGCGTCTAGCACCGTAA